The following proteins are co-located in the Gloeocapsa sp. PCC 7428 genome:
- a CDS encoding acylase, translated as MIFTLVVSSQSINSAPKNTEILWDTYGIPHIYGNNTQGAFQAFGWAQMQSHGNLLLRLYGQARGRAAEYWGEEYLDSDKWVLTMGVPQRTRTWYQAQSPAFRSYLNAFVAGINAYAKKHPDLIDDEVEVVLPIRPEDVLSHLQRLLLFTFVVNQESVADMSQHQSPAASNGWAIAPKRSASGKAMLLANPHLPWGDLFLWYEAQMTAPGIDAYGATLVGIPVLAIAFNDRLGWTHTVNTHDGWDAYKLQLQNNGYLFDGKVRPFETTSFLLKIKQKNGSLREQILTVKSSVHGPVVSQKDGQVLALRVVGQNSSGVLEQWWDMAKANNLTQFQKALQRLQLPMFTVMYADREGHIMHLFNGLVPMRNQGDFAYWQGIIPGETSKTLWTKNHPYQDLPKVIDPASGWLQNANDPPWTITSPPAIKAEDYPLYMAPRGPVYFRAQSSARMLAEDDSISFEEMVAYKHSTRMELAERILDELIGTAKQQEDELTRRAAEVLVAWDRKADADSRGAVLFSFWVDNIDLDTLFKIPWNEKSPFTTPDGLADPQSAVKALADAAATVEKAYKKLDVAWGEIFRLRSGKLDLPANGGDGDRGIFRVVNFAPTGDERFQAVGGDSYVAAVEFSQPVKAMALTSYGNSSQPNSPHVSDQLPLFARQQLRPVWRTRKEIVAHLEERKVF; from the coding sequence ATGATATTTACGTTGGTAGTAAGTAGCCAAAGTATAAACTCTGCACCCAAAAATACGGAGATCCTTTGGGATACATACGGCATACCGCATATTTACGGTAATAACACCCAAGGCGCTTTTCAAGCCTTTGGTTGGGCGCAAATGCAAAGTCATGGTAACTTGCTGTTGCGCTTGTACGGACAAGCACGGGGAAGGGCTGCCGAATATTGGGGAGAAGAATATTTAGATTCAGACAAATGGGTACTGACGATGGGCGTACCTCAACGAACAAGAACTTGGTATCAAGCACAAAGCCCTGCATTTCGTAGTTATCTCAATGCTTTTGTGGCTGGAATTAATGCGTATGCCAAAAAGCATCCCGATTTAATTGACGATGAAGTAGAAGTCGTCTTACCTATCAGGCCAGAAGATGTACTCAGCCACCTGCAACGGTTACTACTGTTTACTTTTGTGGTAAATCAAGAAAGCGTTGCAGACATGAGCCAGCATCAGTCTCCCGCAGCCTCTAATGGTTGGGCGATCGCACCAAAAAGATCTGCAAGTGGCAAGGCAATGCTGTTAGCTAACCCTCACCTACCTTGGGGAGATTTGTTTCTGTGGTACGAAGCTCAAATGACTGCCCCTGGTATTGATGCTTATGGGGCAACATTGGTGGGTATTCCCGTATTAGCGATCGCCTTCAACGATCGCTTAGGTTGGACTCACACCGTCAATACTCATGATGGATGGGATGCCTACAAACTGCAATTGCAGAATAATGGCTATCTGTTCGATGGCAAAGTTCGCCCCTTTGAAACAACAAGCTTTCTCTTAAAAATCAAGCAAAAAAATGGATCGTTGCGCGAACAAATATTGACAGTCAAAAGTTCTGTTCACGGACCTGTAGTCAGCCAGAAAGATGGTCAAGTCTTAGCACTGCGTGTCGTTGGGCAAAACAGTTCAGGTGTTTTAGAACAATGGTGGGATATGGCCAAAGCCAACAATCTCACGCAATTTCAGAAAGCGTTGCAACGTTTGCAACTGCCAATGTTTACTGTTATGTATGCTGACCGTGAAGGGCATATTATGCACCTATTCAATGGTCTAGTTCCTATGCGTAATCAGGGTGACTTTGCATACTGGCAAGGGATTATTCCTGGTGAGACATCCAAAACTTTATGGACTAAAAATCACCCTTACCAAGATTTACCCAAAGTGATTGACCCAGCTAGTGGTTGGTTGCAAAATGCCAATGACCCTCCTTGGACGATAACGTCTCCACCAGCTATCAAAGCAGAAGATTATCCATTATATATGGCTCCAAGAGGACCAGTGTATTTCCGAGCGCAGAGTTCTGCCAGAATGTTAGCTGAAGATGACAGCATTTCTTTTGAGGAAATGGTTGCCTACAAGCATTCTACCCGCATGGAATTAGCTGAAAGGATTCTTGATGAGTTGATTGGAACTGCTAAACAGCAAGAGGATGAATTAACACGCCGCGCTGCTGAGGTCTTAGTAGCATGGGATCGCAAAGCTGATGCTGATAGTCGAGGTGCTGTACTGTTTAGTTTCTGGGTTGACAATATCGACCTCGATACGCTATTTAAGATTCCTTGGAATGAGAAATCCCCATTCACAACACCCGATGGCTTGGCTGATCCTCAAAGTGCAGTCAAAGCGTTGGCAGATGCCGCAGCAACAGTAGAAAAAGCTTACAAAAAACTCGATGTCGCTTGGGGTGAAATTTTTCGATTACGGTCTGGCAAGTTAGATCTACCAGCCAATGGCGGTGATGGCGATAGAGGTATCTTCCGCGTAGTAAATTTCGCCCCAACAGGTGATGAACGCTTTCAAGCAGTCGGAGGTGATTCTTACGTTGCTGCTGTTGAATTCTCCCAACCAGTCAAAGCAATGGCTCTCACCAGTTATGGTAATTCTAGCCAACCTAATTCCCCTCATGTTAGCGATCAACTGCCACTTTTTGCTCGTCAACAATTGCGTCCAGTTTGGCGAACCCGAAAGGAAATTGTAGCCCACTTAGAGGAACGCAAAGTATTCTAA
- a CDS encoding helix-turn-helix domain-containing protein translates to MTVKKLSDADKSEILKLYRETGETTSTLAERYGVSNSTISRLLKVTLPEDEYESLIALKRAARTPHSESSKDVQSTPEKLASDIAQPLKLTQPQLELAQVEPNDAPRLRGRRTAPKQQPKLVKPAAQQLQLLDADSTDDRTVTPTQLEERERPQAINNNTPQAIAQDVEDDDTDTINAMLGEDLIDEDEDDLEDLEEDLDDDDELDDLDLDDDDDEPFPVTRPIKGSRVAVQVLPLSEASLPKTCYLVIDRASELITRPLRDFGDLGQIPTGETQQRTLPVFDNHRVARRFSTKRDKVIKIPDSRLLQKTRSHLQAKGITRLLVDGQVYSLSTT, encoded by the coding sequence ATGACCGTGAAAAAACTATCGGATGCTGACAAAAGCGAAATTCTCAAATTATATCGGGAAACTGGAGAAACAACCTCCACGTTGGCGGAGCGCTACGGTGTCAGTAATTCGACGATTAGCCGTCTACTCAAAGTTACCTTACCAGAAGACGAGTACGAATCGCTGATCGCTTTAAAACGCGCGGCGCGAACTCCGCACTCAGAAAGTAGCAAAGATGTGCAAAGTACGCCTGAGAAATTAGCGAGTGATATTGCACAGCCGCTAAAATTAACACAACCACAGTTAGAGTTAGCGCAAGTCGAGCCAAATGATGCTCCCCGTCTTAGAGGGCGACGCACAGCGCCAAAGCAGCAGCCAAAACTAGTTAAACCCGCAGCACAACAGCTGCAACTACTCGATGCAGACAGTACAGACGATCGCACTGTGACGCCAACGCAATTAGAAGAACGCGAACGTCCGCAAGCGATCAATAACAATACTCCTCAAGCGATCGCACAAGACGTCGAAGATGATGACACTGATACGATTAACGCAATGCTTGGGGAAGATTTAATCGACGAAGACGAAGACGATTTAGAGGATTTGGAAGAAGACTTAGATGATGATGATGAACTCGACGATCTCGACTTAGATGATGATGATGATGAACCTTTCCCCGTCACGCGACCAATCAAAGGTAGTCGAGTTGCTGTCCAAGTTTTACCATTATCAGAAGCGTCGCTACCAAAAACTTGTTATTTAGTCATCGATCGCGCGTCAGAGTTGATTACACGACCGCTACGAGACTTTGGCGATTTGGGACAAATTCCCACTGGCGAAACTCAGCAAAGAACGTTACCCGTGTTTGACAACCATCGTGTCGCGCGTCGTTTTTCCACGAAACGCGACAAAGTTATCAAAATTCCAGATAGCCGCTTGTTGCAAAAAACGCGATCGCACCTCCAAGCAAAGGGAATTACCCGACTACTCGTTGACGGTCAAGTTTATTCGCTGTCCACAACCTAG
- a CDS encoding helix-turn-helix transcriptional regulator, which produces MRQEKKLGLSQRDLAQLTGKSQSWIRDIENGRFQAKLEDQMLLRRVLGMH; this is translated from the coding sequence TTGAGGCAAGAAAAAAAACTTGGATTAAGTCAAAGAGACTTAGCACAGCTAACAGGTAAAAGTCAAAGTTGGATTCGCGATATTGAAAACGGGCGTTTCCAAGCTAAGTTAGAAGACCAGATGCTATTGCGAAGAGTTTTAGGGATGCATTAG
- a CDS encoding MbtH family protein: MNNVDTEDQTIYKVVVNHEEQYSIWPADRENALGWRDAGKSGLKSECLEYIKEVWTDMKPLSLRKGSTQNVST; this comes from the coding sequence ATGAATAACGTTGATACAGAAGACCAAACTATTTATAAAGTTGTGGTTAATCATGAAGAACAGTATTCTATCTGGCCTGCTGATAGAGAAAATGCTCTTGGTTGGAGAGATGCAGGTAAAAGTGGGCTGAAATCAGAATGTTTGGAATACATTAAAGAAGTATGGACTGATATGAAACCGCTAAGTTTGCGAAAGGGTAGTACTCAAAACGTCTCTACTTAG
- a CDS encoding aspartate aminotransferase family protein translates to MQLTSASTSNLKLQQLENFIDRYINKTQTSKQLTQAYRSVLADRRNSMGFHKIFKEMVYPIIGKRASGSKMWDVDGNEYLDLVMGFGVNLFGHNPSFIKEAIQERLEQGIHIGPQSDLAGEVAQLFCEITGMERVTFSNTGTEAVMTAIRLARATTGRRKIVMFAGSYHGHFDGTLVKRQKIDDEFIVVPRFPGVLPTVAQDILVLDYGDFKSLEIIKAYQHELAAVLVEPVQDERPDIQPQDFLIQLREITQKSGIALIFDEMLTGFRIHLGGAQAWFGIEADIATYGKIVGGGLPIGIIAGKATYMDRIDGGMWNYGDASFPQVETTFFAGTYCKHPLAMAAARAVLKYLQSQGNALQQQLNERTSQFVAKLNTYFQEDEVPIRLANCGSIFTSIPLGNAVDSEDSASGNLDLIFYHLICRGVFMIPNGGLLSTAHTDEDLAHIIQAVKDSIKELRESGFLP, encoded by the coding sequence ATGCAATTAACCTCAGCATCTACAAGTAACTTAAAACTTCAACAACTAGAAAATTTCATTGACCGTTACATCAATAAAACACAAACATCAAAACAGTTAACCCAAGCCTATCGTTCTGTCCTTGCTGATAGAAGAAATTCTATGGGATTTCACAAGATATTCAAAGAAATGGTCTATCCCATTATTGGCAAACGTGCTTCTGGTTCTAAAATGTGGGACGTTGACGGTAACGAATATCTAGACCTTGTGATGGGCTTTGGAGTCAATCTTTTTGGTCATAATCCATCTTTTATCAAAGAAGCCATACAAGAGCGATTAGAGCAAGGTATACATATTGGACCACAATCAGACTTAGCTGGTGAAGTTGCACAGTTATTCTGTGAAATCACAGGGATGGAACGCGTGACTTTTAGTAATACTGGTACAGAAGCTGTGATGACAGCAATCCGTCTAGCACGCGCTACAACAGGTCGGCGAAAAATTGTCATGTTTGCAGGTTCTTATCATGGGCATTTTGATGGCACTTTAGTTAAAAGACAGAAAATAGACGATGAATTTATTGTAGTTCCACGTTTTCCTGGTGTCTTGCCGACTGTAGCTCAAGATATTTTAGTTTTGGATTATGGAGATTTTAAATCATTAGAAATAATTAAAGCTTATCAACATGAATTAGCTGCTGTTTTAGTCGAACCTGTTCAAGATGAACGACCGGATATACAACCGCAAGATTTTCTTATTCAATTAAGAGAAATCACTCAAAAATCTGGTATCGCTTTAATCTTTGATGAAATGCTTACCGGCTTCCGTATCCATTTGGGTGGAGCGCAAGCATGGTTTGGCATTGAAGCAGACATAGCAACTTATGGAAAAATTGTCGGTGGTGGCTTACCCATTGGAATTATCGCTGGCAAAGCAACTTATATGGATAGAATAGACGGTGGGATGTGGAACTATGGCGATGCATCTTTTCCTCAAGTAGAAACAACATTTTTTGCTGGAACTTACTGCAAACATCCCCTAGCTATGGCTGCTGCACGAGCAGTACTTAAATATTTACAAAGCCAAGGCAATGCCCTTCAACAACAATTAAATGAACGTACTTCTCAGTTTGTAGCAAAACTGAATACTTATTTTCAAGAAGATGAAGTACCGATTCGCTTGGCGAACTGTGGTTCCATATTTACTTCTATTCCCTTAGGAAATGCTGTTGATTCTGAAGATTCTGCTTCAGGGAATTTGGATTTGATTTTTTATCATCTTATCTGTCGTGGAGTTTTTATGATTCCCAATGGTGGTTTATTATCAACAGCCCATACTGATGAAGATTTAGCACACATTATTCAAGCTGTGAAAGATAGTATTAAGGAACTTCGAGAAAGTGGTTTTTTACCTTAA
- a CDS encoding non-ribosomal peptide synthetase has translation MKTSLQQLETFEMGMQNVEDFYPLSPMQQGLLFHTLSAPDTGVYFNQLVCTLVGQLNIPVFERVWQQVIQRHSILRTCFRWEGIKEPVQIVLRQVQLPLKHYNWQDLSSTEQQEKLAAFLESDRTLGLDLTQAPLMRLALIQLSENTYQFVWNTHHLITDGWSTSLLLEEVFKFYTAFCQGKELQLAPPRPYRDYIKWLHKQDLTKAEAFWRQTLSGFSAPTNLRIEKSLSSTHNQIKYATQQIKLSASQTAAMRSLVRQQQITLNTLLQGAWAWLLSYYSGETDVLFGVTVSGRPVTLVGAESMAGLFINSLPLRVQVAADTSVVAFLKHIQAQQAEISQYEYSPLVQVQRWSEIPRGMTLFNSILVFENYPVDTSKRQIDNLEILNVVTDERTNYPLTVTVVPSKELSLEIAYNRDRFDDDAMTRMLGHLNNLLAGIVTNPQQRLSDLPLLTEAEKQTLLVKWNNTQTEYPQNVYLHQLFEAQVEKTPNAVAVVHENQHLTYQHLNQKANQLAHYLQKHGVAPEVLVGICLERSLEMIVGLLAILKAGGAYLPLDPAYPQERLAYMLADAQVSVLLTQESFSAKFSDTSAQVICIDNEELIIQQPQTNLINQNRLDNLAYVIYTSGSTGKPKGVMIEQASLVNYTQAAITEYKINSSDRILQFASISFDAAAEEIFPCLVQGATLVLRTDEMLTSISYFLEKCRQQSLTILDLPTAFWQQLTSELYALKLTLPLSVRLVIIGGEKASTDKVLIWQKCVDKRIRLVNSYGPTETTVVATTYDLSEQTFTQEIPIGKAISNIQTYILDRYLQPVPIGIPGELYISGQGVARGYLNQPELTAEKFIPNPFDTGDTKLYKTGDLVRYRSDGNIEILGRVDQQVKIRGFRIELGEIEAKLIQHLMVQDSVVVVIEDNFGDKRLVAYIVPNTQNNDLEKNSELIPELRQLLKASLPNYMLPSAFVLLDKLPLTPNGKIDRKALSIADQIDANIGTTYRTPRTPVEEKLAKIWADLLKVKQVGIEDNFFDLGGHSLLLTQLVFQVRQTWQIELPLSSLWEMPTIASLAQSIETAQKMGYSTVAMTSKSQINWQAEAVLDSAILPKAPIEYLTEPAKIFLTGATGFVGSFLLYELLQQTRADIYCLVRAANTEEGKNRIKSSLESYLLWDNSFSPRIIAIVGNLSEPLLGLSQQKFQEMAELVDVIYHNGALVHHAFPYATLKAANVLGTQEVLRLASQGKVKPVHFMSTDGVFSAKGYSGVKVVREQDSLDDYQVPSSGYTQSKWVAEKLVTIARDRGLPVCIYRIGRVSGHSQTGVFNRNDFLYRLIVGCIKLEKVPDANMIEDIAPVDYISKAIVYLSKQEQSLSKAFHFVNSQPLHSNTLIKLLRGVGYSLQQVSEQQWQAALINIAEHHPEHPLFPLVPLLNAPKTHNSILLKFDCQNTTKGLANTAITCPPVDENLLNTYLSYLIKTGVLETPKQQILNI, from the coding sequence TTGAAAACATCATTGCAGCAATTGGAGACGTTTGAAATGGGTATGCAAAATGTCGAGGATTTCTATCCTCTTTCACCAATGCAGCAGGGATTACTTTTTCATACCTTATCTGCACCAGATACAGGAGTTTATTTTAATCAATTAGTATGTACCCTTGTTGGTCAACTGAATATTCCTGTATTTGAAAGAGTTTGGCAACAGGTAATTCAGCGTCATTCAATTTTGCGGACTTGTTTTCGCTGGGAAGGTATAAAAGAACCTGTACAAATAGTGCTGCGTCAGGTGCAACTACCTTTAAAGCACTACAACTGGCAAGACCTTTCGTCTACTGAGCAGCAAGAAAAGTTAGCAGCTTTTTTAGAGAGCGATCGCACTTTAGGGCTTGATCTCACCCAAGCGCCATTGATGCGTTTGGCGTTAATTCAACTGAGTGAAAACACTTACCAATTCGTCTGGAACACTCATCATCTCATTACGGATGGTTGGTCTACATCATTGTTGCTCGAGGAAGTTTTTAAATTTTATACTGCCTTTTGTCAAGGTAAAGAATTACAGTTAGCGCCTCCCCGTCCTTACCGAGATTACATCAAATGGCTACATAAACAAGATTTAACAAAGGCTGAGGCATTTTGGCGACAGACATTGAGTGGTTTTTCTGCTCCTACTAACCTACGTATTGAAAAATCACTGAGTAGCACTCATAACCAAATAAAATATGCAACCCAACAAATCAAACTGTCAGCCAGCCAAACCGCAGCGATGCGATCGCTCGTTCGTCAGCAGCAAATTACTCTCAATACTTTACTACAAGGTGCTTGGGCTTGGCTTTTAAGTTATTACAGTGGTGAGACAGATGTTCTTTTTGGTGTCACCGTCTCTGGTCGTCCGGTAACGCTGGTTGGTGCAGAATCTATGGCGGGATTGTTCATTAACAGCTTACCTCTGAGGGTGCAGGTAGCAGCAGATACTTCTGTTGTAGCTTTCCTCAAACATATTCAGGCTCAACAAGCAGAAATTTCTCAGTATGAATACAGCCCCTTAGTACAGGTACAAAGGTGGAGTGAAATACCACGGGGAATGACTTTATTTAACAGCATTTTGGTCTTTGAAAATTACCCAGTAGACACGTCAAAACGGCAAATTGATAATCTAGAAATTTTGAATGTTGTTACTGATGAACGGACAAACTATCCTCTAACGGTGACAGTCGTACCTAGCAAAGAGTTGTCATTAGAAATTGCTTACAATCGCGATCGCTTTGATGATGATGCGATGACTCGAATGTTAGGGCATTTGAACAACTTGTTAGCAGGTATAGTTACAAATCCTCAGCAGCGCCTGTCAGACTTACCTTTGTTGACAGAAGCAGAAAAGCAAACTTTATTAGTGAAGTGGAACAATACTCAAACAGAGTATCCGCAGAACGTGTACCTTCATCAATTATTTGAAGCACAAGTAGAAAAAACACCTAATGCAGTAGCAGTAGTACACGAGAATCAACATTTAACTTACCAACACCTCAATCAAAAAGCTAATCAACTCGCTCATTACCTACAAAAACATGGAGTAGCGCCAGAAGTATTAGTGGGAATTTGTTTAGAGCGTTCCCTAGAAATGATAGTAGGATTATTGGCAATTCTCAAAGCAGGCGGCGCATACCTCCCACTAGATCCAGCGTATCCGCAAGAAAGGTTAGCGTATATGTTAGCTGATGCTCAAGTGTCAGTGTTACTTACCCAGGAATCTTTCTCGGCAAAATTCTCAGATACCTCAGCCCAAGTTATATGTATCGATAACGAAGAGTTAATCATACAACAACCGCAAACTAATCTTATCAATCAAAACCGACTTGACAATTTAGCATATGTAATATATACGTCTGGGTCAACAGGCAAACCCAAAGGGGTGATGATTGAACAAGCGTCTTTAGTTAACTACACCCAAGCAGCAATCACGGAATATAAAATAAATTCTAGCGATCGCATTCTTCAATTTGCTTCCATTAGCTTTGATGCAGCCGCCGAAGAAATTTTTCCTTGTTTAGTACAAGGAGCAACCTTGGTGCTGCGCACTGATGAAATGTTAACTTCAATTTCTTACTTTTTAGAAAAATGCCGACAACAATCGCTGACTATATTAGATTTACCCACCGCTTTTTGGCAGCAATTAACTTCTGAGTTATATGCGCTCAAGTTAACTTTACCATTATCTGTAAGATTAGTGATTATCGGTGGTGAAAAAGCCTCAACTGATAAAGTATTAATTTGGCAAAAGTGTGTAGATAAAAGAATTAGACTCGTCAATAGCTACGGTCCTACTGAAACCACAGTGGTAGCTACAACTTATGATTTATCAGAGCAAACTTTTACTCAAGAAATACCTATTGGCAAAGCGATTTCTAATATTCAAACTTATATCTTAGATCGCTATCTGCAACCAGTTCCTATCGGTATTCCTGGCGAATTGTATATTAGCGGTCAAGGTGTAGCACGAGGTTATCTCAATCAACCTGAGTTAACTGCTGAGAAATTCATTCCTAACCCTTTTGACACAGGAGATACAAAGCTATACAAAACAGGAGACTTAGTACGCTACCGCAGCGATGGTAATATCGAAATCCTTGGTCGCGTAGACCAGCAAGTAAAAATTCGTGGTTTCCGTATCGAACTAGGAGAAATAGAAGCTAAATTAATTCAGCATTTGATGGTGCAAGATAGTGTAGTTGTAGTTATAGAAGATAACTTTGGTGATAAACGACTAGTAGCATATATTGTTCCTAACACTCAAAATAATGATTTAGAAAAAAATAGCGAACTGATACCAGAGTTACGACAATTACTCAAAGCAAGTCTACCAAATTATATGCTTCCTTCTGCTTTTGTCCTATTGGACAAACTACCACTTACACCCAATGGCAAAATAGACCGCAAAGCCCTCTCTATAGCTGACCAGATTGATGCCAATATTGGAACAACCTATAGAACACCACGTACACCAGTTGAAGAGAAACTAGCAAAAATTTGGGCTGATTTGCTCAAGGTTAAACAAGTTGGAATCGAAGATAACTTTTTTGACTTGGGAGGACATTCTTTACTCCTAACACAGCTTGTTTTTCAGGTACGTCAAACATGGCAAATAGAATTACCTTTAAGTAGTTTGTGGGAAATGCCAACAATTGCTAGTTTAGCCCAAAGTATTGAAACGGCTCAAAAAATGGGTTACTCTACCGTCGCGATGACTTCTAAAAGTCAAATTAATTGGCAAGCCGAAGCTGTCCTTGATTCGGCAATACTTCCTAAAGCACCAATTGAGTATCTAACTGAGCCTGCTAAAATTTTCTTAACTGGTGCCACAGGTTTTGTAGGATCATTTTTACTTTATGAACTCTTACAGCAAACTCGCGCAGATATTTATTGCTTAGTACGTGCTGCTAACACAGAAGAGGGCAAAAATAGAATTAAAAGTAGCCTCGAATCCTATTTACTTTGGGATAATTCTTTCAGTCCTAGAATTATTGCAATTGTAGGTAATTTATCTGAACCACTCTTGGGACTTTCGCAGCAGAAATTTCAAGAAATGGCGGAGTTAGTTGATGTAATCTATCACAATGGGGCATTGGTTCACCATGCTTTCCCATACGCTACACTCAAGGCGGCAAATGTATTAGGAACCCAGGAAGTTTTGAGATTAGCATCTCAAGGTAAAGTCAAACCTGTGCATTTTATGTCAACTGATGGGGTTTTTTCTGCTAAAGGTTATTCGGGGGTAAAAGTAGTACGAGAACAAGACAGCCTTGATGATTATCAAGTGCCATCTAGTGGGTACACTCAGAGTAAATGGGTTGCCGAAAAGTTAGTCACCATTGCCCGCGATCGCGGTCTTCCTGTATGTATATATAGAATAGGACGTGTTTCTGGACACAGCCAAACCGGAGTATTCAATCGCAATGACTTTTTATATAGGTTGATCGTCGGCTGTATCAAACTTGAAAAAGTGCCAGATGCCAATATGATTGAAGACATAGCACCTGTAGATTATATAAGCAAAGCTATAGTCTATTTATCAAAACAAGAGCAATCTCTTAGTAAAGCTTTTCATTTTGTAAATTCGCAACCCTTGCATTCCAATACACTCATCAAATTACTCCGTGGCGTTGGCTATTCACTGCAACAAGTTTCTGAACAACAATGGCAAGCAGCTTTAATTAACATTGCTGAACACCATCCAGAACATCCATTATTTCCACTTGTACCATTGTTGAACGCGCCGAAAACTCATAACTCAATATTATTAAAATTTGATTGTCAAAATACAACCAAGGGGCTGGCTAATACGGCTATTACTTGCCCCCCAGTGGATGAGAATTTACTCAATACTTACTTGTCATATCTAATAAAAACAGGAGTTTTAGAAACTCCAAAGCAGCAAATATTAAATATTTAA
- a CDS encoding class I SAM-dependent methyltransferase: MITIQPNATYDPWAKIYNDYWGQRYCEAILPAFEKLLQQYNVIQGANVLDLCCGTGHVAQCLSEQGYQVTGLDISAGMLQYARENAPSAKFIVDDARFFDLPSTFHAVICANAGLNEILLLEDLQAVFKKVYDSLLDKGIFLFGLNLEDFYKSWRGAISDGDVKDDFAWACCDSYNSEAKVGQFKITIFQKIDEFWQRLDINNSVRGYSRIEVITALKNVGFTDIHIYDEDGDMVNSEYNLHAIFLGRKQSK, encoded by the coding sequence ATGATTACAATTCAACCTAATGCTACCTACGACCCTTGGGCTAAAATTTATAACGATTATTGGGGTCAAAGGTACTGTGAAGCAATTTTGCCAGCTTTTGAAAAGCTACTACAACAATATAATGTTATTCAAGGGGCTAACGTTCTTGATCTATGTTGTGGTACTGGACACGTAGCACAATGTTTAAGTGAGCAAGGATATCAAGTAACAGGTCTTGATATTTCGGCAGGAATGTTGCAATATGCGCGTGAGAATGCCCCCAGTGCAAAATTTATCGTTGATGATGCCAGATTTTTTGATTTGCCATCTACTTTTCATGCAGTAATTTGTGCTAATGCAGGTCTTAATGAAATATTACTTCTTGAGGATTTGCAAGCAGTATTCAAAAAAGTATATGATTCACTTCTTGATAAGGGAATTTTTCTGTTTGGATTAAATTTGGAAGATTTTTATAAATCTTGGCGTGGTGCAATTTCAGATGGTGATGTGAAAGACGATTTCGCGTGGGCTTGTTGTGATAGCTATAACTCAGAAGCAAAAGTAGGTCAATTTAAGATTACCATTTTTCAAAAAATAGACGAGTTTTGGCAACGGTTAGATATCAATAATTCGGTGAGGGGTTATTCTCGAATAGAAGTTATTACAGCACTCAAAAATGTAGGATTTACAGATATTCATATCTATGATGAAGATGGGGACATGGTAAATTCTGAATATAATCTTCATGCCATCTTTTTAGGAAGAAAGCAATCTAAATAG